The following proteins are encoded in a genomic region of Triticum dicoccoides isolate Atlit2015 ecotype Zavitan chromosome 1B, WEW_v2.0, whole genome shotgun sequence:
- the LOC119326182 gene encoding katanin p60 ATPase-containing subunit A-like 2 isoform X2, whose protein sequence is MSAGMKRVPWARLKLHKEQVLASRLLFDNVVYVGSGDQCQFFIRDASRVLCRLRRLCEQPDRCELNVMGKKGLVQLNGSKLQKGHACHLVRGDKIVFCKLAYIFHPEAPFSESAISAFKDGLKQGIIGPDDIQCTLDNFPYYLNENTKTILSSFASVHFEKFIHMDKELTKKLSGISSLNPRVLLSGPSGSEIYLETLIKALAKHFGARLLIVDSLQLPDSSGYRQVETLGVVELMEVISEQGVSSTLIVLLKDLEKTLTGRKESHAPLGNELPHGVLIIGTQTEKDTNDMGSSRMKRPNNIFPNKISIQLPEDDGELSELNKLLRTEAENLRGQANAVNLRKFLTDRGMECDNIEELPIKDQLLTHDEMDKVVGTAVCYHFSHNEPNIPGDANLILSTESLSYGLRGIKSMESSSSKKELKDLVENEYEREILSDIIEPDNIQVSFDDIGALEDVKKTLKDLIILPLRRPGLFSREQLLKTAKGLLFFGPPGTGKTMLAKAVATESGAKFINIEMSRIMSKWLGDGEKYVKAIFSLASKASPCVIFIDEVESMLGTRESRVEHEIKRRMKNEFMVHWDGLRTKDKERVLVLGATNRPFDLDEAVIRRFSHRLMVNLPDASSRERILEQILFKEELAPDVDLKLLANTTDGFSGSDLKDLCMTAALRRIPELLEREKEEACLAKDEGRPEPALLGNDAIPPLSMKHLTSARDQGGASFSSESNTMSALIQWNNLYGDGGSKRKKNLSYFM, encoded by the exons ATGTCCGCGGGCATGAAGCGGGTGCCGTGGGCGCGTCTGAAGTTGCACAAAGAACAG GTTCTTGCATCCCGGCTCCTCTTCGACAATGTAGTCTATGTCGGCTCTGGTGATCAATGCCAATTTTTTATCAGAGATGCCAGCCGTGTACTATGCAGGCTTAGGCGTCTTTGTGAG CAACCCGATCGATGTGAGTTAAATGTCATGGGAAAAAAAGGACTGGTTCAACTAAATGGTTCAAAACTTCAGAAAGGCCATGCATGTCACCTTGTAAGGGGGGATAAGATTGTCTTTTGCAAGCTTGCCTAT ATTTTCCACCCAGAAGCACCATTCTCAGAATCAGCCATTTCAGCTTTTAAGGATGGACTGAAACAAGGAATTATTGGTCCGGATGATATTCAATGTACACTTGACAATTTCCCATACTATCTCAA TGAGAATACAAAGACCATACTCTCAtcatttgcatccgtacactttgaaaAATTCATACACATGGATAAGGAGCTCACGAAAAAATTATCAGGAATTTCCTCATTAAACCCACGAGTTCTATTATCTGGTCCATCTG GATCTGAAATTTACCTGGAAACACTAATAAAGGCACTTGCAAAGCATTTTGGTGCTAGACTTCTCATTGTTGATTCTCTTCAGCTTCCTG ACTCTTCTGGTTATCGTCAAGTTGAGACACTTGGTGTAGTTGAGTTAATGGAG GTTATTTCAGAACAGGGTGTTAGCAGCACTTTGATTGTGTTACTGAAGGACCTGGAGAAGACACTGACTGGAAGAAAAGAATCACATGCACCACTAGGGAATGAACTCCCACATGGTGTTCTGATAATTGGAACTCAAACTGAGAAAGACACAAATGATATG ggctcgtctcgaatgaagCGTCCAAATAATATTTTCCCTAACAAAATTTCCATTCAACTTCCAGAG GACGACGGAGAGCTATCAGAGTTGAATAAACTGCTAAGAACTGAGGCTGAAAACCTTAGAGGGCAAGCGAACGCCGTTAATCTTCGTAAG TTTCTGACCGACCGTGGAATGGAATGCGACAATATTGAAGAATTACCCATCAAGGATCAATTACTAACTCATGATG AGATGGATAAGGTTGTTGGTACTGCTGTTTGTTATCACTTTTCGCATAATGAACCCAATATTCCTGGGGATGCCAATCTCATACTATCAACAGAAAG TCTCAGTTATGGGCTTAGAGGTATAAAGAGCATGGAAAGTAGTTCTTCAAAGAAAGAACTAAAG GATTTGGTAGAAAATGAATACGAGAGAGAGATCCTGTCAGATATAATTGAACCCGATAATATTCAAGTATCCTTTGACGATATTGGAGCCCTAGAGGATGTAAAAAAGACGTTAAAGGATTTGATCATTCTCCCTCTAAGAAGACCTGGATTATTCAGCAGAGAGCAGCTACTAAAG ACCGCTAAGGGATTATTGTTCTTTGGACCTCCTGGCACTGGCAAGACAATGCTTGCAAAAGCAGTAGCGACAGAATCAGGTGCAAAATTTATCAACATAGAAATGTCAAGAATTATGTCAAAG TGGCTTGGGGATGGAGAGAAGTATGTGAAGGCCATTTTCTCtttggcaagtaaagcatctccgtGTGTAATATTCATTGATGAG GTTGAAAGTATGCTTGGAACCAGAGAAAGTCGGGTAGAGCATGAAATTAAGCGCAGGATGAAAAATGAATTTATGGTACATTGGGATGGATTGCGTACCAAGGATAAAGAACGTGTATTGGTTCTCGGAGCCACAAATAGGCCCTTTGATCTTGATGAGGCAGTCATTCGAAGGTTCTCTCACAG ATTAATGGTGAACCTTCCTGATGCGTCAAGTAGAGAGAGGATTTTGGAACAGATACTGTTCAAAGAAGAGCTGGCACCAGACGTGGATCTAAAGCTACTCGCCAATACGACTGATGGATTTTCAGGAAGCGACTTGAAA GATCTTTGTATGACTGCAGCACTCCGGCGCATTCCTGAACTCTTGGAAAGAGAAAAAGAG GAAGCGTGTTTAGCGAAAGATGAAGGTAGGCCTGAGCCTGCATTGCTAGGAAATGATGCCATCCCCCCTCTTAGCATGAAGCATTTGACATCTGCCCGTGATCAG GGAGGTGCTAGCTTCTCATCTGAGTCAAACACAATGAGTGCCCTTATTCAGTGGAACAATCTGTATGGTGATGGCGGCTCAAAAAGGAAGAAAAATCTCAGCTACTTTATGTAG
- the LOC119326182 gene encoding katanin p60 ATPase-containing subunit A-like 2 isoform X1, giving the protein MSAGMKRVPWARLKLHKEQVLASRLLFDNVVYVGSGDQCQFFIRDASRVLCRLRRLCEQPDRCELNVMGKKGLVQLNGSKLQKGHACHLVRGDKIVFCKLAYIFHPEAPFSESAISAFKDGLKQGIIGPDDIQCTLDNFPYYLNENTKTILSSFASVHFEKFIHMDKELTKKLSGISSLNPRVLLSGPSGSEIYLETLIKALAKHFGARLLIVDSLQLPDSSGYRQVETLGVVELMEVISEQGVSSTLIVLLKDLEKTLTGRKESHAPLGNELPHGVLIIGTQTEKDTNDMGSSRMKRPNNIFPNKISIQLPEDDGELSELNKLLRTEAENLRGQANAVNLRKFLTDRGMECDNIEELPIKDQLLTHDEMDKVVGTAVCYHFSHNEPNIPGDANLILSTESLSYGLRGIKSMESSSSKKELKDLVENEYEREILSDIIEPDNIQVSFDDIGALEDVKKTLKDLIILPLRRPGLFSREQLLKTAKGLLFFGPPGTGKTMLAKAVATESGAKFINIEMSRIMSKWLGDGEKYVKAIFSLASKASPCVIFIDEVESMLGTRESRVEHEIKRRMKNEFMVHWDGLRTKDKERVLVLGATNRPFDLDEAVIRRFSHRERILEQILFKEELAPDVDLKLLANTTDGFSGSDLKDLCMTAALRRIPELLEREKEEACLAKDEGRPEPALLGNDAIPPLSMKHLTSARDQGGASFSSESNTMSALIQWNNLYGDGGSKRKKNLSYFM; this is encoded by the exons ATGTCCGCGGGCATGAAGCGGGTGCCGTGGGCGCGTCTGAAGTTGCACAAAGAACAG GTTCTTGCATCCCGGCTCCTCTTCGACAATGTAGTCTATGTCGGCTCTGGTGATCAATGCCAATTTTTTATCAGAGATGCCAGCCGTGTACTATGCAGGCTTAGGCGTCTTTGTGAG CAACCCGATCGATGTGAGTTAAATGTCATGGGAAAAAAAGGACTGGTTCAACTAAATGGTTCAAAACTTCAGAAAGGCCATGCATGTCACCTTGTAAGGGGGGATAAGATTGTCTTTTGCAAGCTTGCCTAT ATTTTCCACCCAGAAGCACCATTCTCAGAATCAGCCATTTCAGCTTTTAAGGATGGACTGAAACAAGGAATTATTGGTCCGGATGATATTCAATGTACACTTGACAATTTCCCATACTATCTCAA TGAGAATACAAAGACCATACTCTCAtcatttgcatccgtacactttgaaaAATTCATACACATGGATAAGGAGCTCACGAAAAAATTATCAGGAATTTCCTCATTAAACCCACGAGTTCTATTATCTGGTCCATCTG GATCTGAAATTTACCTGGAAACACTAATAAAGGCACTTGCAAAGCATTTTGGTGCTAGACTTCTCATTGTTGATTCTCTTCAGCTTCCTG ACTCTTCTGGTTATCGTCAAGTTGAGACACTTGGTGTAGTTGAGTTAATGGAG GTTATTTCAGAACAGGGTGTTAGCAGCACTTTGATTGTGTTACTGAAGGACCTGGAGAAGACACTGACTGGAAGAAAAGAATCACATGCACCACTAGGGAATGAACTCCCACATGGTGTTCTGATAATTGGAACTCAAACTGAGAAAGACACAAATGATATG ggctcgtctcgaatgaagCGTCCAAATAATATTTTCCCTAACAAAATTTCCATTCAACTTCCAGAG GACGACGGAGAGCTATCAGAGTTGAATAAACTGCTAAGAACTGAGGCTGAAAACCTTAGAGGGCAAGCGAACGCCGTTAATCTTCGTAAG TTTCTGACCGACCGTGGAATGGAATGCGACAATATTGAAGAATTACCCATCAAGGATCAATTACTAACTCATGATG AGATGGATAAGGTTGTTGGTACTGCTGTTTGTTATCACTTTTCGCATAATGAACCCAATATTCCTGGGGATGCCAATCTCATACTATCAACAGAAAG TCTCAGTTATGGGCTTAGAGGTATAAAGAGCATGGAAAGTAGTTCTTCAAAGAAAGAACTAAAG GATTTGGTAGAAAATGAATACGAGAGAGAGATCCTGTCAGATATAATTGAACCCGATAATATTCAAGTATCCTTTGACGATATTGGAGCCCTAGAGGATGTAAAAAAGACGTTAAAGGATTTGATCATTCTCCCTCTAAGAAGACCTGGATTATTCAGCAGAGAGCAGCTACTAAAG ACCGCTAAGGGATTATTGTTCTTTGGACCTCCTGGCACTGGCAAGACAATGCTTGCAAAAGCAGTAGCGACAGAATCAGGTGCAAAATTTATCAACATAGAAATGTCAAGAATTATGTCAAAG TGGCTTGGGGATGGAGAGAAGTATGTGAAGGCCATTTTCTCtttggcaagtaaagcatctccgtGTGTAATATTCATTGATGAG GTTGAAAGTATGCTTGGAACCAGAGAAAGTCGGGTAGAGCATGAAATTAAGCGCAGGATGAAAAATGAATTTATGGTACATTGGGATGGATTGCGTACCAAGGATAAAGAACGTGTATTGGTTCTCGGAGCCACAAATAGGCCCTTTGATCTTGATGAGGCAGTCATTCGAAGGTTCTCTCACAG AGAGAGGATTTTGGAACAGATACTGTTCAAAGAAGAGCTGGCACCAGACGTGGATCTAAAGCTACTCGCCAATACGACTGATGGATTTTCAGGAAGCGACTTGAAA GATCTTTGTATGACTGCAGCACTCCGGCGCATTCCTGAACTCTTGGAAAGAGAAAAAGAG GAAGCGTGTTTAGCGAAAGATGAAGGTAGGCCTGAGCCTGCATTGCTAGGAAATGATGCCATCCCCCCTCTTAGCATGAAGCATTTGACATCTGCCCGTGATCAG GGAGGTGCTAGCTTCTCATCTGAGTCAAACACAATGAGTGCCCTTATTCAGTGGAACAATCTGTATGGTGATGGCGGCTCAAAAAGGAAGAAAAATCTCAGCTACTTTATGTAG